One Pseudodesulfovibrio cashew DNA window includes the following coding sequences:
- the ahbD gene encoding heme b synthase yields the protein MSEHKGHPGSMGGCPPEGHPGGHPGGAHPGAENAPKKYLDDGVTPICRLIAWEVTRSCNLACKHCRAEAHPEPYEGELSTDEAKALIDTFPDVGSPIIIFTGGEPMMRADVYELIAYAKAKGMRCVMAPNGTLITPETAQKMKDAGIERCSISIDAPEATQHDEFRGELGAFDASMRGIQYLKDVGIEFQINTTVTKNNLHLFKDIFHLCEDIGASAWHIFLLVPTGRAVELGTEVITAEEYEDVLNWFYDFRKTTDMQLKATCAPHYHRILRQRAKEEGVPVNFQNFGLDAVSRGCLGGIGFCFISHRGQVQPCGYLELDCGNVREIPFPEIWKQSPQFLNLRNPEVYDGKCGYCEYEKVCGGCRARAQTMKGHYLKEEPLCSYTPKKRPR from the coding sequence ATGAGCGAACACAAAGGACATCCCGGCTCCATGGGCGGCTGCCCGCCCGAAGGCCATCCCGGCGGTCACCCCGGCGGCGCGCATCCCGGAGCGGAAAATGCGCCAAAGAAATATCTCGACGACGGCGTCACCCCCATCTGCAGGCTCATCGCCTGGGAAGTGACCCGCTCCTGCAACCTCGCCTGCAAGCATTGCCGGGCCGAGGCGCACCCCGAACCCTATGAAGGCGAACTCTCCACCGACGAGGCCAAGGCGCTCATCGACACCTTCCCGGACGTGGGCTCCCCGATCATCATCTTTACCGGCGGCGAGCCCATGATGCGCGCCGACGTCTACGAGCTGATCGCCTACGCCAAGGCCAAGGGCATGCGCTGCGTCATGGCCCCCAACGGCACGCTGATCACGCCCGAGACCGCGCAGAAGATGAAGGACGCGGGGATCGAACGCTGCTCCATCTCCATCGACGCGCCCGAAGCGACCCAGCACGACGAATTCCGCGGCGAGCTTGGCGCATTCGACGCCTCCATGCGCGGCATCCAGTATCTCAAGGACGTGGGCATCGAGTTCCAGATCAACACAACGGTGACCAAGAACAATCTCCACTTGTTCAAGGACATCTTCCATCTGTGTGAAGACATCGGCGCGTCCGCCTGGCACATATTCCTGCTCGTGCCCACGGGCCGGGCCGTGGAGCTGGGCACCGAGGTCATTACCGCAGAGGAATACGAGGACGTACTCAACTGGTTCTACGACTTCCGCAAGACCACGGACATGCAGCTCAAGGCCACCTGCGCGCCTCACTATCACCGTATCCTGCGCCAGCGGGCCAAGGAGGAAGGCGTACCCGTCAACTTCCAGAACTTCGGCCTGGACGCGGTATCCCGCGGCTGCCTGGGCGGCATCGGCTTCTGTTTCATTTCCCATCGCGGCCAGGTGCAGCCCTGCGGCTACCTTGAGCTGGATTGCGGCAACGTCCGCGAAATCCCGTTTCCGGAAATCTGGAAACAGTCCCCGCAGTTCCTCAACCTGCGCAACCCGGAAGTATACGACGGCAAGTGCGGCTACTGCGAATACGAAAAGGTCTGTGGCGGCTGCAGAGCGCGCGCCCAGACCATGAAGGGGCACTACCTTAAAGAGGAACCCCTCTGTTCTTACACGCCGAAAAAAAGGCCTAGATAG
- the hemB gene encoding porphobilinogen synthase: protein MIPADFYRGRRLRSSLTMRELVRENAVTANDLIMPYFVAETDDESFMKEISSMPGQYQLSLKQLEKKVGEAVANGLKSCILFGIPAEKDEMGTQAYADAGIVQKAIRLLKDRWPELIVCADTCLCEYTSHGHCGIVQHDYVQNDPTLNLLAKTAVAQARAGADVVAPSDMMDGRVAAIRDALDEAGFINVPIMSYAVKYASAFYGPFREAAESAPQFGDRKTYQMDPPNAREAMREAVADLEEGADILMVKPGLPYLDIVRQVRDNFDTPVAVYQVSGEYSMIKAAALNGWIDEQAVIMESLVAFKRAGADLILTYFTEDVLKTLK from the coding sequence ATGATTCCTGCCGATTTTTATCGTGGACGGCGGCTCCGCTCCAGCCTGACCATGCGTGAGCTGGTCCGGGAGAACGCTGTCACCGCAAACGACCTGATCATGCCCTACTTCGTGGCCGAGACGGACGACGAGTCCTTCATGAAGGAAATCTCCTCCATGCCCGGCCAGTACCAGCTCTCCCTCAAGCAGTTGGAAAAGAAAGTGGGCGAGGCCGTGGCTAACGGTCTGAAATCCTGCATTCTCTTCGGCATTCCCGCCGAGAAGGACGAAATGGGCACCCAGGCATACGCCGACGCGGGCATCGTCCAGAAGGCCATCCGCCTGCTCAAGGACCGCTGGCCAGAACTCATCGTCTGCGCCGACACCTGCCTGTGCGAGTACACCTCCCACGGGCATTGCGGCATCGTCCAGCACGACTACGTGCAAAACGATCCGACCCTGAACCTGCTGGCCAAGACCGCCGTAGCCCAGGCACGCGCAGGAGCCGACGTTGTCGCGCCCTCCGACATGATGGACGGCCGAGTGGCCGCCATCCGCGACGCCCTGGACGAAGCCGGGTTCATCAACGTCCCGATCATGTCCTACGCGGTCAAGTACGCCTCCGCCTTCTACGGTCCCTTTCGCGAGGCCGCAGAGTCCGCGCCGCAGTTCGGCGACCGCAAGACCTACCAGATGGACCCGCCCAACGCCCGCGAGGCCATGCGTGAAGCCGTGGCCGACCTCGAAGAGGGCGCGGACATCCTCATGGTCAAGCCCGGCCTGCCCTACCTCGACATCGTCCGACAGGTACGCGACAACTTCGACACGCCCGTGGCCGTCTACCAGGTCTCCGGCGAGTACTCGATGATCAAGGCCGCCGCTCTCAACGGCTGGATCGACGAGCAGGCCGTCATCATGGAATCCCTTGTCGCCTTCAAACGCGCCGGGGCCGACCTCATTCTGACCTACTTCACCGAAGACGTCTTAAAGACGCTGAAATAA
- the ahbC gene encoding 12,18-didecarboxysiroheme deacetylase, with translation MIGISKLYCGAVEASDALRYNRDSGQLPSHLLQFSKDKKPVVVWNMTQRCNLKCVHCYAHAVDPSAHEDPISNEKAKEIIDDLAQFGAPVMLFSGGEPLVREDLVDLAKYATSKGMRAVISTNGTLITKSKARELKEVGLSYVGISIDGAEAVHDKFRGVKGSYKQALKGVENCQAEGLKVGLRFTINKRNAPEVPHLFRLIEDMEIPRICFYHLVYSGRGSELIKEDLDHQETRDIVNLIMDETRALFDKGKPKEVLTVDNHADGPLVYYRLLKEDPARAAEVLELLKMNEGNSTGRGIGCISWDGQVHADQFMRHHTFGNVLERPFSEIWMDEKIDLLHKLKDKRPYVKGRCAKCRFLNICGGNFRARAEAYYDDFWAQDPACYLTDEEITGEPL, from the coding sequence ATGATAGGTATTTCCAAACTCTATTGCGGCGCGGTGGAGGCCTCCGATGCCCTCCGCTATAACCGTGATTCCGGGCAGTTGCCCTCCCATCTCCTGCAATTCTCCAAGGATAAGAAGCCGGTGGTGGTCTGGAACATGACCCAGCGCTGCAACCTCAAGTGCGTGCATTGCTACGCTCACGCAGTGGACCCCAGCGCCCATGAGGACCCCATCTCCAACGAGAAAGCCAAGGAGATCATCGACGACCTCGCCCAGTTCGGCGCGCCCGTCATGCTCTTTTCCGGCGGCGAGCCCCTGGTCCGCGAAGACCTCGTCGACCTCGCCAAGTATGCCACCAGCAAAGGCATGCGTGCCGTCATCTCCACCAACGGAACGCTGATCACCAAATCCAAGGCCCGTGAGCTCAAGGAAGTCGGACTCTCCTACGTCGGCATCTCCATCGACGGCGCCGAGGCCGTTCACGACAAGTTCCGCGGCGTCAAGGGCTCCTACAAGCAAGCCCTCAAAGGCGTTGAGAACTGTCAGGCCGAGGGCCTCAAGGTCGGCCTGCGCTTCACCATCAATAAGCGTAATGCCCCCGAGGTGCCGCACCTGTTCCGCCTCATCGAGGATATGGAAATCCCCCGCATCTGTTTCTACCACCTGGTCTACTCGGGCCGTGGCTCCGAGCTGATCAAGGAAGACCTCGACCACCAGGAGACCCGCGACATCGTCAATCTGATCATGGACGAGACCCGCGCACTCTTCGACAAGGGCAAGCCCAAGGAAGTCCTGACCGTGGATAACCACGCCGACGGCCCCCTGGTCTACTACCGCCTGCTCAAGGAAGATCCTGCGCGCGCCGCCGAGGTCCTCGAACTGCTCAAGATGAACGAGGGCAACTCCACCGGCCGCGGCATCGGCTGCATCTCCTGGGACGGCCAGGTCCACGCCGACCAGTTCATGCGCCACCACACTTTCGGCAACGTGCTGGAACGCCCGTTCTCCGAAATCTGGATGGATGAGAAGATCGACCTGCTGCACAAGCTCAAGGACAAGCGCCCCTACGTCAAGGGCCGTTGCGCCAAGTGCCGGTTCCTGAACATCTGCGGCGGCAACTTCCGCGCCCGCGCCGAAGCGTACTACGACGACTTCTGGGCGCAGGACCCCGCCTGCTACCTGACCGACGAAGAAATAACCGGCGAACCGCTGTAA
- a CDS encoding OmpA family protein produces MKKAILFALLMAMTACANVDLSLTDQIKVYSESPVRKSSLQVSVHPKGKQYRPLTAYFPPFIIQQDNSDFNTLGTEFARTFHDVWTQERLFPTQEFSSTPDYPGLSASLQKARLRGADLLILGSVPYFYAGSNVDDTAITIRIDIYAAGNGMLLWTMLQSGRIEFRQPDDYVYFVHEFRMPDGPFNKLIRSIAMDMAIPLKGWLPDPEEQYPFVENTGEMKAGLTKPSSAPSASGQAGQPEGGQPLSGGDGAGMERNLPAEQTGGQAEKQGDPGITPRPDINGVNLDIHFDFDKATIAKQSHPRLDALGEALNSPELKGKRIIIAGHTDASGTETYNLTLSKQRADAVKRYLVEKWSISPDQIETVGYGKSRPIASGISPEAMQKNRRVEIRLAQ; encoded by the coding sequence ATGAAGAAAGCAATACTTTTCGCACTGTTGATGGCAATGACAGCCTGCGCCAACGTGGACCTCTCCCTGACCGACCAGATAAAGGTCTATTCCGAATCCCCCGTCAGGAAGTCGTCACTCCAGGTCTCGGTGCACCCCAAGGGCAAGCAGTACCGCCCTCTGACAGCCTATTTCCCGCCTTTCATCATCCAGCAGGACAACAGCGACTTCAACACCCTCGGCACGGAGTTCGCCCGCACCTTCCACGACGTCTGGACCCAGGAGCGCCTCTTTCCCACGCAGGAATTCAGTTCTACCCCCGATTACCCGGGGCTGAGCGCATCCCTGCAGAAGGCCAGGTTACGCGGCGCAGACCTGCTCATCCTCGGCTCGGTGCCCTACTTCTATGCCGGGAGCAATGTTGACGACACGGCCATCACCATCCGTATCGACATCTATGCGGCAGGCAACGGCATGCTCCTGTGGACCATGCTCCAGTCCGGGCGCATCGAATTCAGGCAACCCGACGATTACGTCTATTTCGTCCACGAATTCCGCATGCCGGACGGCCCGTTCAACAAGCTGATCCGGTCCATTGCCATGGACATGGCCATTCCGCTCAAGGGATGGCTGCCCGATCCGGAAGAGCAGTACCCGTTCGTCGAAAACACCGGTGAAATGAAGGCCGGACTGACCAAACCCTCTTCCGCACCTTCCGCCTCAGGTCAGGCGGGACAGCCCGAAGGCGGCCAGCCGCTCTCAGGTGGCGATGGAGCAGGAATGGAACGAAACCTTCCCGCAGAGCAGACAGGAGGACAGGCCGAAAAACAGGGTGACCCGGGAATTACACCCCGCCCCGACATCAACGGAGTGAACCTGGACATCCACTTCGATTTCGACAAAGCGACCATAGCCAAGCAGTCCCATCCCCGCCTGGACGCTCTTGGCGAGGCCCTGAACTCTCCGGAGCTCAAGGGCAAACGGATAATCATCGCGGGCCACACCGACGCAAGCGGAACCGAGACCTACAATCTGACGCTCTCCAAGCAGCGCGCCGACGCGGTCAAACGCTATCTGGTTGAAAAGTGGTCCATCTCCCCGGACCAGATAGAAACTGTGGGCTACGGCAAATCCAGACCCATAGCCTCGGGGATCTCCCCCGAAGCCATGCAGAAAAACCGCAGGGTTGAAATACGCCTGGCGCAATAA
- a CDS encoding YIP1 family protein produces the protein MEIICPECQFSREVDESKIPARSQVATCPKCKTKFQFRDLPEEQDDFGFAQDDSVPDAGTVAPAPEPVPERHMAPPPDPTEQDADLAQEEDEGPVFPHIAQPGEAPGEELWDKLHDMAPPRESGAGEEPSPERTRKPPVIGAKWKPKGEAKPESEDPWNRDSIPKSLPLEDDQPVPGWTGQFSEDFPDPMMEDFKDDGGDLGPLVPPPFEQLDRYGFFHGLYMTIKLILLSPRLFFSVMPVGGGLSKPLTFTILLTLVQSLVQYFWGLAGLSGPLGMDGTTPASGATGMLTPVIMLLFVPALIAAGQFIMTGFYHLLLTLMKAGDQGFEGTFRALAYANAPIILGIFPMPISSIEIGWMFVAAVWGLFLTIIGLKHIHKTSYAKVIPVALIPLLLGMIAGLYAFQAGMTTI, from the coding sequence ATGGAAATAATTTGCCCCGAATGCCAGTTCAGCCGCGAGGTTGACGAATCCAAGATTCCCGCCCGTTCGCAGGTGGCCACCTGCCCCAAATGCAAAACCAAGTTCCAGTTCCGCGATTTGCCCGAGGAACAGGACGATTTCGGCTTCGCACAGGATGATTCCGTGCCCGATGCCGGGACTGTCGCGCCCGCGCCGGAACCAGTTCCCGAACGCCACATGGCTCCGCCGCCTGATCCCACGGAACAGGATGCCGACCTCGCCCAGGAAGAAGACGAAGGCCCGGTCTTTCCTCATATCGCCCAACCGGGAGAAGCCCCCGGAGAAGAACTCTGGGACAAGCTGCACGACATGGCGCCGCCCCGTGAATCCGGCGCTGGCGAAGAGCCCTCCCCGGAAAGGACGCGAAAGCCCCCGGTCATCGGTGCCAAATGGAAGCCCAAAGGCGAGGCGAAGCCGGAAAGCGAAGACCCCTGGAACCGCGATTCCATTCCCAAAAGCCTCCCCTTGGAGGACGACCAGCCCGTTCCCGGCTGGACGGGCCAATTCTCCGAAGATTTTCCCGACCCCATGATGGAAGACTTCAAGGACGATGGTGGTGATCTGGGGCCCCTGGTACCACCGCCCTTCGAACAGCTTGACCGCTACGGTTTCTTCCACGGACTGTACATGACCATCAAGCTGATCCTGCTCTCGCCCCGGCTCTTCTTCTCGGTCATGCCCGTAGGCGGCGGACTGTCCAAGCCGCTGACCTTTACCATCCTGCTGACCCTGGTACAGTCCCTGGTCCAGTATTTCTGGGGACTGGCAGGACTCTCCGGCCCTCTGGGCATGGACGGGACCACTCCCGCGAGCGGAGCTACGGGCATGCTTACGCCGGTCATCATGCTTCTCTTCGTGCCCGCACTCATCGCGGCCGGACAGTTCATCATGACGGGATTCTATCACCTGCTGCTCACGCTCATGAAGGCGGGAGACCAAGGCTTTGAAGGCACGTTCCGGGCACTCGCCTATGCCAACGCGCCGATCATCCTGGGCATCTTCCCCATGCCGATATCCTCTATTGAGATCGGCTGGATGTTCGTCGCCGCCGTCTGGGGCCTGTTCCTGACCATCATCGGACTCAAGCACATCCACAAGACGTCCTATGCCAAGGTCATCCCCGTGGCCCTCATCCCGCTGCTGCTGGGCATGATCGCCGGTCTCTACGCCTTCCAGGCCGGGATGACGACCATTTAG
- a CDS encoding glycosyl transferase family 2, with amino-acid sequence MNTIRRYTDAVLAFDFAGNSPHSEPAPKAARQEVEAFVERTLKLLAKSGAETLILFGIGSGDQALSLENALPAKVRLIVCETSLDKARSFLDANPSWRDQGRCAVLGDTSPWAHLQLLALAGVSAKNAHTALNPDLNGEEKSQYQNLQRLFHAARQHQAINSAYLSHVAAQAPDMSVGVILNPDEPDLERFFGQFPEWIKEIVVIWDSENVPEECPMCRVAVKHFAQPLKDFADQRNRMLDECSGEWVLSLDGDETFSEDTWSLFPALLLIKRLEGCYFPRMTFYPDEENVKVGFGLWPDLQLRLFRNNGEVRYERPVHERLTGIKGRVALSLDAPILHYSRLSKTPEQLAAKLERFDRAGSGVTHRLNEDYPTMERGLFNEVSFIEGAIQVLLLEENPA; translated from the coding sequence ATGAATACCATTCGCCGCTATACAGATGCGGTTCTCGCCTTCGATTTTGCTGGGAATTCACCCCACTCCGAGCCCGCTCCCAAGGCTGCACGACAGGAAGTCGAGGCCTTTGTCGAACGCACGCTCAAGCTGCTCGCCAAAAGCGGTGCCGAGACTCTTATTCTCTTCGGCATCGGCTCCGGGGACCAGGCCCTGTCCCTGGAAAATGCCCTGCCTGCCAAGGTACGGCTCATCGTCTGCGAGACGTCCCTGGACAAGGCCCGCAGTTTTCTCGACGCCAATCCATCCTGGCGGGACCAGGGACGCTGCGCAGTCCTGGGCGACACGTCCCCGTGGGCTCACCTCCAACTGCTGGCCCTGGCCGGAGTCTCGGCCAAAAACGCCCACACGGCCCTCAACCCGGACCTCAACGGAGAAGAAAAGTCGCAGTACCAGAACCTGCAACGCCTCTTTCACGCCGCCCGACAGCACCAAGCCATCAACAGCGCCTACCTGAGCCATGTGGCGGCTCAGGCTCCGGATATGAGCGTGGGTGTCATCCTCAACCCGGACGAACCCGACCTCGAGCGGTTCTTCGGCCAGTTCCCGGAATGGATCAAGGAAATCGTGGTCATCTGGGACAGCGAAAACGTGCCGGAAGAGTGCCCCATGTGCCGAGTGGCGGTGAAACACTTCGCCCAGCCGCTCAAGGATTTCGCGGACCAGCGCAACCGGATGCTGGATGAATGCTCCGGAGAATGGGTTCTCTCCCTGGATGGCGACGAAACGTTCAGTGAGGACACCTGGTCACTGTTCCCCGCCCTGCTGCTCATCAAGCGGCTTGAAGGTTGCTATTTCCCCCGCATGACCTTCTATCCGGATGAAGAGAACGTCAAAGTGGGGTTCGGCCTGTGGCCCGATCTGCAGTTGCGTCTCTTCCGCAACAACGGCGAGGTCCGTTACGAACGACCAGTGCATGAACGGCTCACAGGCATCAAGGGAAGGGTGGCCCTGTCCCTGGACGCGCCCATCCTGCACTACAGCCGCCTGAGCAAGACTCCGGAACAGCTGGCCGCCAAGCTGGAGCGGTTCGACCGCGCCGGGAGCGGCGTAACCCACCGGCTCAACGAGGACTACCCGACCATGGAGCGGGGCCTGTTCAACGAAGTCTCCTTCATCGAAGGGGCCATCCAGGTCCTTCTTTTGGAGGAAAATCCCGCCTAG